A genomic window from Cyanobacteria bacterium FACHB-DQ100 includes:
- a CDS encoding mechanosensitive ion channel family protein has product MLFVSAQAATAINENINQLFLQRNLINLALQVLPKLAWAIVILLFTRWTVNLIRPIGFRLLKYAEPTLQKFLIQVAGILVWMAGGVAALNAVGLQTTTIVAVIGAAGLAIGLALQNSLSHFAAGVMLVSFRPFEVGDAIEGAGVSGTVDNIGLFSTTIVAADNVRITVPNSNLFSGTLKNNTIMGTRRVDLHIDIGKRDIESTITHLLSLVQPHPLVLREPRPTCHVESITPESTILYLRPWCAANHHEQVKSEILQLAKEALDSTESSLY; this is encoded by the coding sequence ATGCTATTCGTCAGCGCTCAGGCAGCAACTGCAATTAACGAAAACATTAATCAGTTATTCCTGCAACGCAATCTGATCAATTTAGCGCTTCAGGTTCTCCCGAAGCTGGCTTGGGCGATCGTGATTCTTCTATTCACGCGCTGGACAGTGAATCTAATTAGACCGATCGGATTTCGCTTGCTGAAGTATGCAGAACCGACGCTGCAAAAATTCTTGATTCAAGTGGCAGGAATTTTAGTGTGGATGGCAGGCGGTGTCGCGGCACTCAACGCAGTCGGACTGCAAACGACCACGATCGTTGCTGTAATTGGTGCGGCAGGTCTAGCGATCGGTCTAGCGCTGCAAAATAGCCTGTCTCACTTTGCCGCAGGCGTGATGCTAGTGAGTTTCCGACCGTTTGAAGTCGGAGATGCGATCGAAGGCGCAGGAGTCTCTGGAACTGTGGATAATATTGGGCTGTTTTCGACCACGATCGTGGCTGCGGACAATGTTCGCATCACCGTTCCCAACAGTAATTTATTTAGCGGAACGCTGAAAAACAATACCATCATGGGCACTCGACGAGTCGATTTGCACATTGATATTGGCAAACGCGACATCGAATCCACCATTACGCACTTACTGTCTTTGGTGCAACCGCATCCGCTCGTTTTGCGAGAACCAAGGCCCACTTGCCATGTAGAATCGATTACACCAGAAAGCACGATTCTGTATCTGCGTCCCTGGTGTGCAGCTAATCATCATGAACAAGTGAAATCGGAAATTTTGCAGCTTGCAAAAGAAGCGCTCGACTCTACTGAATCTTCACTCTACTGA